A genome region from Pseudomonadota bacterium includes the following:
- the dnaJ gene encoding molecular chaperone DnaJ has translation MSTRDYYEILGVERSSTIEDIKLAYKKLARKYHPDVADDKAEAEVKFREINEAYSVLSDAEKRETYDRYGRVDGAGQGPFGGNPFGGGFGGFGDLGDLLESFFGGGGGGRGGRRPQRGQDIKETLELTLEEVLSGVEKELQVNPVTVCGGCQGSGAASGSAPQACGECRGTGTIKHVVSTGFGQVVRSGACVRCGGRGRVIADPCTDCKGQGHVLTKKRVTVKVPPGVSEGDYIRMTGLGDAGANGGPPGDLYVVLEVKPHEVFHREGSDLHLDRPITFTDAALGAEIEVGTLEGVQTRIKIPAGTQTHSTFKIRGKGLPSARGGRRGDLQVRVVVMVPTQLNEKQKQLLRDYGSAGSQEAHGHNGRSWFGRIYDAIVG, from the coding sequence TTGTCCACCAGAGATTATTACGAGATCCTCGGCGTCGAGCGCTCGAGCACGATTGAAGACATCAAGCTCGCCTACAAGAAGCTCGCCCGCAAGTACCATCCGGACGTGGCCGATGACAAGGCCGAGGCCGAGGTGAAGTTCCGCGAGATCAACGAGGCCTACTCGGTGCTCTCTGACGCCGAGAAGCGCGAGACCTACGACCGCTACGGGCGTGTCGATGGCGCGGGACAGGGGCCGTTCGGCGGGAACCCCTTCGGAGGCGGGTTCGGCGGGTTCGGTGACCTGGGCGACCTCCTCGAGAGCTTCTTCGGCGGAGGCGGCGGCGGTCGTGGCGGACGTCGTCCCCAGCGCGGTCAAGACATCAAGGAGACCCTCGAGCTCACCCTCGAAGAGGTTCTCAGCGGCGTCGAGAAGGAGCTGCAGGTCAATCCGGTCACGGTCTGCGGGGGGTGTCAGGGCAGCGGGGCCGCGTCTGGCAGCGCGCCTCAGGCCTGCGGCGAGTGCCGCGGCACGGGAACGATCAAGCACGTCGTCTCCACGGGCTTCGGCCAGGTGGTTCGCTCGGGGGCTTGCGTCCGCTGCGGGGGGAGAGGCCGCGTCATCGCCGATCCCTGCACCGACTGCAAGGGTCAGGGGCACGTTCTCACCAAGAAGCGGGTCACGGTGAAGGTTCCCCCCGGTGTCAGCGAGGGAGACTACATCCGCATGACTGGCCTGGGCGACGCGGGGGCCAACGGCGGCCCTCCGGGCGACCTCTACGTCGTGCTCGAGGTCAAGCCGCACGAGGTGTTCCACCGCGAGGGCTCCGACCTGCACCTCGATCGCCCCATCACGTTCACCGACGCCGCTCTCGGGGCCGAGATCGAGGTGGGAACGCTCGAGGGCGTACAGACCCGCATCAAGATCCCCGCGGGGACCCAGACACATTCCACCTTCAAGATTCGCGGCAAGGGCCTGCCCAGCGCGCGCGGTGGCCGCCGCGGCGACCTCCAGGTGCGCGTGGTGGTCATGGTGCCCACCCAGCTCAATGAGAAGCAGAAGCAGCTGCTGCGCGACTACGGGTCGGCGGGCAGCCAGGAGGCCCACGGCCACAATGGGCGCAGCTGGTTCGGTCGTATCTACGACGCCATCGTGGGCTGA
- the grpE gene encoding nucleotide exchange factor GrpE, with product MERQEPAVVEAPPAAPPEPPVAAQATVATQATAAEEEAMAARERIAVQRDIATAEREAATAHREMALAEREAAMARREAGVAARESEVAQRERAATDLNREIDAVRQGAAHDAAGFEQRLADLDRRERELEGRAKALDERDDDLAIREAAVEEALSLAAEAGEPRSPQIADGDELFLEGPDIPVAPVGAPFGASAPAPAAAAMGAEAEARIAAETQRLAEERAQFDERKKEDERKASEERKRVLDEGGAFLDLLRAISPLEPLFERVQKAVGPTLNATVLLAFYNMAVRQLADLLRAAPSEDKVAALEGTIHERQKALEDALERYVTLKEDFDRYRTRVKNEQDSLTTRAGEDVLRQIVPVLDNFERATAAASGSSNLEAILSGVKMIQRQFEDVLTSSGMVPVKAVGLPFDPKVHEALMEVAVDGVADETVVEEIQRGYTLGGKLFRPALVKIARGGATSSAPPSPDA from the coding sequence GTGGAGCGACAGGAGCCCGCGGTCGTCGAGGCGCCTCCCGCCGCGCCGCCTGAACCGCCCGTTGCCGCGCAGGCCACGGTTGCCACGCAGGCCACGGCTGCCGAAGAAGAGGCGATGGCAGCGCGAGAACGCATCGCTGTTCAGCGCGACATCGCCACCGCCGAGCGCGAGGCCGCCACCGCCCATCGCGAGATGGCCCTGGCTGAGCGCGAGGCGGCCATGGCGCGGCGCGAGGCTGGCGTGGCCGCCCGTGAGTCGGAGGTCGCCCAGCGTGAGCGCGCGGCCACCGACCTCAATCGTGAGATCGACGCGGTGCGCCAGGGGGCGGCGCACGACGCCGCGGGCTTCGAGCAGCGGTTGGCCGACCTCGACCGCCGGGAGCGCGAGCTTGAAGGTCGCGCCAAGGCGCTCGACGAGCGCGACGACGATCTGGCGATCCGGGAGGCCGCGGTCGAAGAGGCCCTGTCGCTCGCGGCCGAGGCAGGCGAGCCGCGCTCTCCCCAGATCGCTGACGGTGACGAGCTCTTCCTCGAAGGCCCGGATATTCCCGTGGCACCGGTGGGCGCGCCGTTCGGGGCGTCGGCTCCCGCGCCAGCAGCCGCCGCGATGGGGGCCGAGGCCGAGGCACGCATTGCAGCCGAGACCCAGCGACTGGCCGAGGAACGTGCCCAGTTCGACGAGCGCAAGAAGGAAGACGAGCGCAAGGCCAGCGAGGAGCGCAAGCGCGTGCTCGACGAGGGCGGTGCCTTCCTCGATCTGCTGCGGGCCATCTCGCCGCTCGAACCGCTCTTCGAGCGGGTGCAGAAAGCCGTGGGGCCCACGCTGAACGCCACGGTTCTTCTCGCCTTCTACAACATGGCGGTGCGCCAGCTGGCTGACCTGCTGCGGGCCGCGCCTTCCGAAGACAAGGTCGCTGCGCTCGAAGGCACGATCCACGAGCGGCAGAAGGCGCTTGAAGACGCGCTCGAGCGCTATGTCACCCTGAAGGAGGACTTCGACCGTTACCGAACTAGGGTCAAGAACGAGCAGGATTCGTTGACCACGCGGGCAGGCGAGGACGTCCTCCGACAGATCGTGCCGGTGCTCGACAACTTCGAGCGTGCCACGGCGGCCGCTTCGGGCTCCTCCAACCTGGAGGCCATCCTGAGCGGCGTGAAGATGATCCAGCGGCAGTTCGAAGATGTGCTCACCTCTTCCGGCATGGTGCCCGTGAAGGCGGTGGGGCTGCCGTTCGACCCCAAGGTCCATGAGGCGCTCATGGAGGTTGCGGTAGACGGCGTGGCTGACGAGACGGTCGTGGAAGAGATCCAGCGGGGGTACACCCTGGGCGGCAAGCTCTTCCGTCCCGCACTGGTGAAGATCGCTCGCGGCGGCGCGACGTCATCGGCGCCGCCGTCCCCGGACGCATAG
- the dnaK gene encoding molecular chaperone DnaK, with amino-acid sequence MAKIVGIDLGTTNSLISIVEGGQPVVIPSAEGDYLFPSVVGFSKTGERLVGAVAKRQAVSNPERTVISIKRHMGTDHKVQIDDKQFTPQEISAMILQKLKADAEAYLGRTVDKAVITVPAYFNDSERQATKDAGTIAGLEVLRIINEPTASSMAYGLDKQDMSEIILVWDLGGGTFDVSILELGAGVFEVKATAGNSRLGGDDWDQRIMDWMVEEFKKQSQIDLRTDRVAMQRLKEAAENTKIRLSSDTTAHINLPFVAADASGPKHLDMELSRVKFQELTADLTEKTAEPAMRALEDSGLRIHDINKVILVGGSTRMPAIQDKVRKLFGKEPIRDIDPDKVVAMGAAIQGAVLAGEVKDIVLLDVTSLSMGIETVGGVMTKLIDRNTQIPCKKIRIFTTASDGQTVVEVKVLQGEREMAAHNRLLGTFELRNIPPAPRGIPQIEVEFDIDANGIISVKAKDLATGNAQKVTIQSPTNLTQDEIGRMVKEAAVYHEEDAKRRDEAQTRNKSNTELDTAERTLRELAERIPLDQQRKLRDAVERLRLSLQTYDLQKIKEDTKLLQDVMFAISTDAYFSVTGGDEKVGAAAKAAVEAGTISVDEPSEEDLFNWFKK; translated from the coding sequence GTGGCCAAAATCGTCGGAATCGACCTCGGAACGACGAACTCGCTCATCTCGATCGTCGAGGGCGGTCAGCCCGTCGTCATCCCGAGCGCGGAGGGAGACTACCTGTTTCCCTCTGTCGTCGGCTTCTCGAAGACCGGCGAGCGCCTGGTTGGCGCGGTGGCCAAACGTCAGGCTGTCAGCAACCCCGAGCGCACGGTGATCTCCATCAAGCGCCACATGGGTACCGATCACAAGGTCCAGATCGACGACAAGCAGTTCACGCCGCAAGAGATCTCGGCCATGATCCTCCAGAAGCTCAAGGCCGATGCCGAGGCCTACCTGGGGCGAACCGTCGACAAGGCGGTCATCACCGTTCCCGCGTATTTCAATGACTCTGAGCGTCAGGCCACCAAGGACGCCGGAACCATTGCGGGTCTCGAGGTCCTCCGCATCATCAACGAGCCCACGGCCTCCTCCATGGCCTACGGTCTCGACAAGCAGGACATGTCCGAGATCATCCTGGTGTGGGACCTCGGCGGAGGCACGTTCGACGTGTCGATTCTCGAGCTCGGCGCAGGCGTGTTCGAGGTGAAGGCCACCGCGGGCAACAGCCGTTTGGGCGGTGACGACTGGGACCAGCGCATCATGGACTGGATGGTTGAGGAGTTCAAGAAGCAGTCGCAGATCGATCTGCGCACCGACCGCGTCGCCATGCAGCGCCTCAAAGAGGCGGCCGAGAACACCAAGATCAGGCTCTCCAGCGACACGACGGCGCACATCAACCTGCCCTTCGTGGCCGCCGACGCGAGCGGACCCAAGCACCTCGACATGGAGCTGAGCCGCGTCAAGTTCCAGGAGCTCACCGCTGACCTGACAGAGAAGACGGCCGAGCCGGCCATGCGCGCCCTCGAAGACTCGGGGCTGCGCATCCACGACATCAACAAGGTCATCCTCGTGGGCGGCTCGACCCGCATGCCCGCCATTCAAGACAAGGTGCGCAAGCTGTTCGGAAAGGAGCCCATCCGCGACATCGACCCCGACAAGGTCGTGGCGATGGGAGCCGCCATCCAGGGAGCGGTGCTCGCCGGCGAGGTGAAGGACATCGTCCTCCTCGACGTGACCTCGCTGTCGATGGGCATCGAGACCGTGGGTGGCGTGATGACCAAGCTCATCGATCGCAACACCCAGATCCCGTGCAAGAAGATCCGAATCTTCACCACGGCCTCTGACGGCCAGACCGTCGTTGAGGTGAAGGTGCTCCAGGGTGAGCGCGAGATGGCGGCCCACAACCGACTGCTCGGAACCTTCGAGCTTCGCAACATCCCCCCGGCCCCGCGCGGCATTCCGCAGATCGAGGTCGAGTTCGACATCGACGCCAACGGCATCATCAGCGTGAAAGCCAAGGACCTGGCCACGGGCAACGCGCAGAAGGTGACCATCCAGTCGCCCACCAACCTCACGCAAGACGAGATCGGGCGCATGGTCAAGGAAGCCGCGGTCTACCACGAAGAAGACGCGAAGCGGCGTGATGAGGCGCAGACGCGCAACAAGTCGAACACCGAGCTCGACACGGCTGAGCGCACGCTGCGCGAGCTCGCCGAGCGCATCCCCCTCGATCAGCAGCGCAAGCTGCGCGACGCTGTCGAGCGCCTGCGACTCTCGCTGCAGACCTACGATCTGCAGAAGATCAAGGAAGACACCAAGCTTCTCCAGGATGTGATGTTTGCAATCTCGACCGACGCCTACTTCTCGGTCACCGGCGGTGACGAGAAGGTGGGCGCGGCAGCCAAGGCGGCCGTCGAGGCGGGAACCATCTCCGTCGACGAGCCGTCCGAAGAAGACCTGTTCAACTGGTTCAAGAAATAG
- the hrcA gene encoding heat-inducible transcription repressor HrcA: MLEPRQERILLAVVREYIETAEPVGSAALLQKYALACSSATVRHEMARLEQLGYLVQPHTSAGRVPVDRAYRYYVDRLMEKRIAPPPEAPDIARGYADSEREIEALIDHTRRRLSQLTRYTSLVLGPRLGRSYFKYVQLVGLGPRQVLLVMMTHTGSVVHRVIDLTSAAESVDFNRLTNLLNDRLSGMSMDAISVDFLRELLEPVQPEIVTRLGEATRDLAREYESRVFYEGASNLLDQPEFRDVQKARALLEVLEQETILAEILDKSQPSEGIGVVIGGEHALMPMRECTMITATYCVGGIPMGTLGVIGPTRLQYVRALSIVKCVAESFGQRLTQSSSG; this comes from the coding sequence GCTTGAGCCGCGCCAGGAACGCATCCTCCTGGCGGTCGTTCGCGAGTACATCGAGACCGCAGAGCCTGTGGGGTCGGCAGCGCTGCTCCAGAAATACGCGCTTGCGTGCAGCTCGGCGACCGTGCGCCACGAGATGGCGCGTCTCGAGCAGCTGGGGTATCTCGTCCAGCCCCATACGTCGGCTGGACGGGTTCCCGTTGATCGGGCGTATCGCTACTACGTAGACCGCCTCATGGAGAAGCGCATCGCCCCTCCGCCGGAAGCGCCCGACATCGCGCGAGGCTACGCCGACAGCGAGCGCGAGATCGAGGCGCTCATCGACCACACCCGTCGCCGCCTCTCGCAGCTCACGCGCTACACGTCGCTGGTGCTCGGACCGCGCCTCGGCCGCAGCTATTTCAAGTACGTGCAGCTGGTCGGCCTCGGGCCGCGCCAGGTGCTGCTCGTCATGATGACCCACACGGGCAGCGTGGTGCACCGCGTCATCGATCTGACGTCGGCCGCAGAGTCGGTCGATTTCAACCGTCTCACCAACCTGCTCAACGATCGCCTCAGCGGCATGTCGATGGACGCCATCAGCGTCGATTTCCTGCGCGAGCTTCTCGAGCCGGTGCAGCCCGAGATCGTCACCCGGCTGGGCGAGGCGACCCGAGATCTGGCGCGGGAGTACGAGAGCCGTGTCTTCTACGAGGGGGCCTCGAACCTGCTCGATCAGCCGGAGTTCCGCGACGTGCAGAAGGCGCGGGCGCTGCTCGAGGTTCTCGAGCAGGAGACCATCCTGGCCGAGATCCTCGACAAGAGCCAGCCGAGCGAGGGCATCGGCGTGGTCATCGGCGGTGAGCACGCGCTCATGCCGATGCGCGAGTGCACCATGATCACGGCCACGTACTGCGTGGGAGGCATCCCCATGGGAACCCTCGGTGTGATCGGCCCCACGCGCCTGCAGTATGTGCGCGCGCTCTCCATCGTGAAGTGCGTCGCGGAATCGTTCGGTCAGCGTCTCACGCAGAGCAGCAGCGGCTGA